The Crocosphaera subtropica ATCC 51142 genome includes a window with the following:
- a CDS encoding hemolysin family protein has translation MLLLSAFFSGSETAITAFDNFKLRGLIDKQGDPSGVYRLVLENRRRFITSLLIGNNLVNNFSAILTSNLFAMWLGSAGLGIATAVVTIIVLIFGEITPKSLAILNTRAFFRWCIRPIFLLSQLLSFLRIVQIFEKITQKTIQVFQGKSEKIVQSGESLNDLQLMIEILGGKGKLDLYKHQLLNKALRLDELMAKDVVKPRLEMTTISHESSLQELINLSLETGYSRIPVQGESKDHIVGIVHLKKALQTLQSVPKERRSQVKVTEAIDDPIYIPETKRAPSLLKEMLQQRFHIAIVVDEYGGTVGLVTLEDILEELVGEIYDESDSPHSRQNLFIGDGFA, from the coding sequence ATGTTGCTGTTATCGGCTTTTTTTTCGGGTTCTGAAACGGCTATCACAGCCTTCGATAACTTTAAATTACGGGGACTCATTGACAAACAGGGTGATCCTTCGGGAGTGTATCGTTTAGTCCTAGAAAATCGTCGCCGTTTTATTACCAGTTTATTAATTGGTAATAATTTGGTGAATAATTTTTCAGCGATTCTAACGAGCAATTTATTTGCGATGTGGTTAGGTAGTGCTGGTTTAGGGATCGCCACGGCTGTAGTCACCATTATAGTGTTAATTTTTGGAGAAATCACCCCTAAATCCTTAGCAATTCTCAATACCCGTGCTTTTTTCCGTTGGTGTATTCGGCCAATATTTTTACTATCTCAACTGTTATCATTTTTAAGAATTGTCCAAATTTTTGAGAAAATAACGCAAAAAACCATTCAAGTTTTTCAGGGAAAATCAGAAAAAATAGTACAATCAGGAGAATCTCTTAATGATTTACAATTAATGATTGAAATATTGGGAGGGAAAGGAAAACTTGATTTATACAAACATCAACTATTGAATAAAGCATTGAGGTTAGATGAATTAATGGCTAAAGATGTAGTCAAACCTCGCTTAGAAATGACTACTATTTCCCATGAATCCAGTCTACAAGAATTAATCAATTTATCCCTAGAAACAGGATATTCTCGGATTCCGGTTCAAGGGGAATCTAAAGATCATATTGTTGGTATTGTTCATCTAAAAAAAGCCTTGCAAACCCTACAATCTGTTCCTAAAGAAAGACGTTCTCAAGTCAAAGTAACAGAAGCCATAGATGACCCTATTTATATCCCAGAAACTAAGCGGGCTCCTAGTTTACTAAAAGAAATGCTACAACAACGGTTTCATATTGCTATTGTGGTGGATGAATATGGGGGAACTGTAGGATTAGTAACCCTAGAAGACATTTTAGAGGAATTGGTAGGAGAAATTTATGATGAAAGTGATTCTCCCCATAGTCGTCAAAATTTATTCATCGGTGATGGGTTCGCTTAG